The window TTCGCCCCCATCGATGTCGGGGTGCACACGCTGCCGATCGTGGAGCAGGTGGCTGCCGGGCCCGAAGCGATGAGCCTCGTTGTTCAGGGGATCGTTCGAGAGGCTCTGGAAGACGGGAAGCTTCCCGTCCTGCTCGGCGGAGATCACAGCCTCTCGATCGGCGCCTTTCGCGCCCTCCACGAGCTGGGCCTTTCCGCAACCATCCTGCAGCTCGATGCCCACGCCGACCTCCGGGAGGAGTACCAGGGGACGGCCCACAGCCACGCCTGCGTCATGGCGCGCGCGCGCGAGCTCTTCCCGTGCGCGCAAGTCGGCATCCGCAGCCTCAGCGAGCCGGAGCATGAGAGGGCGCGGCGCGAGAGGCTCGCGATCCTTCCGGCGCGCCGGCTCCGAGAGGATCGGGAGGCCGCCGTGGCCGAGATCCTGCCCCTGCTGGGCAGGCAGATCTACCTGACCCTTGACCTCGATGTTCTGGATCCCTCCATCATGCCGGGAACCGGCACGCCGGAGCCGGGCGGTCTCCTGTGGGACGAGATCCAGTGGGTCGTTCGGGCGCTGACAAGGGACCGCAGCGTGATCGGCTTCGACATGATGGAACTCTCCCCGATCCCGGGTCTGCGCGCACCGGAGTTCCTTGCGGCGAAGCTGCTGAACAAGATCCTCGGGATCGTCTGGCCTCCGGGAGGGGCAGGATCGATCCCCCCTTCGGCCGGCGAGACTCCGACGCAGGGGAGCCGGCCGTGAGACTGCCGTCCCGCGAGAGGCAGGAAAGGACGATCGGATGATGCAGGAGACGATCAGTCGAGCGCTCGGCCGGAGAGTCCGCCGCATACGCCAGGAGAAGGGGCTGACCCTCAAGCAGATCGAGGCGAAGGTGCACGTCAGCGCGACCCACATCTCGGAGATCGAGAGAGGCAACACATCGCCGACCGTCGGCGCGCTGGAGAAGATCGCGCAAGCGTTGGAGGTGCTGCCGTCGCACCTGATCGACCTTCCCGCGATTCCCGAGCTCAGAGTCCAGCACGGCGAGGAACGCAAGAGCCTCTCCACAGAGCGGGGGATGGTCGTCCTCGATCCGCTGACCGACCGCAGCGCGCGTTCCGACCTCTCCTACTTCGTCGCCACAATC is drawn from Candidatus Eisenbacteria bacterium and contains these coding sequences:
- a CDS encoding helix-turn-helix domain-containing protein encodes the protein MMQETISRALGRRVRRIRQEKGLTLKQIEAKVHVSATHISEIERGNTSPTVGALEKIAQALEVLPSHLIDLPAIPELRVQHGEERKSLSTERGMVVLDPLTDRSARSDLSYFVATIKADGQVEAAPGHQGEEFCYVLEGILEVAVDGTSYVLRPGDALHFKAARPHRIRNLSPTPSRSLWAVRPRLFI
- the speB gene encoding agmatinase — its product is MRGGAGSAIKEWRLPSRIWRGERYGSSNLNWAESLLAFGGLQAAREEARVVVIPVAYDLTTTYAAGARDGPRALIDASTHMELFDEELGFAPIDVGVHTLPIVEQVAAGPEAMSLVVQGIVREALEDGKLPVLLGGDHSLSIGAFRALHELGLSATILQLDAHADLREEYQGTAHSHACVMARARELFPCAQVGIRSLSEPEHERARRERLAILPARRLREDREAAVAEILPLLGRQIYLTLDLDVLDPSIMPGTGTPEPGGLLWDEIQWVVRALTRDRSVIGFDMMELSPIPGLRAPEFLAAKLLNKILGIVWPPGGAGSIPPSAGETPTQGSRP